In Alnus glutinosa chromosome 7, dhAlnGlut1.1, whole genome shotgun sequence, the sequence AGTGACGACAAAAGCGTGTGAAAGCCAAGCAGAAGCACATGAGGCGGCGACGGGAAGCGGGGTGGTTGGTGAAAACGGTGTAGAGGCGCGTTGGTGGGTGTAGCTGGTGGAAGTTGACAATTAATTGAGCTTTGAAGAAACCAAATCTTAAAACAAAGGCAGTTCTGGGAGAAGGAGGAGGAGTATGTTGTAGTGGGTCTGAGGAGGCGGCAAGGCGGGGTTGAGGCTGGGATTTTGGAAGTGTTAAAATAccatttattctaaaagcttaatcTTATAagaatatgtaaatttaatcatttaattaatactttaacactccctcTCACATGTGGGCTCAAATTCCATTTTAATATAGGTGATGTCCAACAtgttaaatatttaactgaaatgaagGGGGTGAATTGTGAAGCCAAAGTTCAAACTCATGAACTTAtcacttaagcttttgagattgGTAGTGATTTAACAAGGAGGATCAAGGTTAGATATCCGGAGGCGATGGATAAGGCCTCGTAGGAGGCGGAAGGATTTTGTTTTATTCCAAAGAATAATTTGGTTAATTATGACGCTTTTTATAGTAACCACCATCTCCATAGTGGAACTCAACCACCCCTTTCCCACTTTCTTTTACTTGTAGCTCGTCATCCTCTTGCCCAACCATGAATCACCAGATTACTCGCTCGAATTTGCAAGCCCAATTTGGCGATCCTAGCTCTTTCAATCCTTCTTTGTGCTCCTTTGATAACAACCCTCCAGCATTCTATGAAAGCTTAGCTTGCAAAGAGAAACATAACAAAGTGAGTCACTCGTCCTCCAAGACTAATGACAGTGACTTAATGTTGCCTTCTGAATATTATTCTCCGTCCTCGGGTGACGAAACCCTAAATCCATAGGATGCTCGATCGTCTAAAATCTAAAGGAATATGATACATTTAATtactaaattttattcttaaaagttatttttcaaatgatgtgttaCCGCCATTTGTaatctattattttgaaaaatatgttttcatCTCATGGGATCGATGGTAATACGTACATCACTTGGGAACTAACCTTTGGAAAGAAGATTTGGTAAGTGTAGCACTTCTCTCAAATTTAAATTCCcacttacaaaaaagaaaatgatttggAAAAAATCTAAATTACCTGTTGGGACAAATATAGATCTTCTCGGCTGTTGGGCCCAATCCGGGATTTGGGCCCTCTCTGATCCACCCGACCAGGCCCAAATGTCGGAAACTGTGAAATATAATCTACCCGGGCCCATTGAGGCCACTTGAGCCCAAGTCTGTTGCAACTGGACTGAGTTGGCGATCCAAATGATAGTTGGTATCCGTATCTGCAGGCGTCTCGGCAGCACccggaatctaagggacacgatgcTCGTCATGGAAGTCGTGCGTCTCGGCAGTACCCTGAATCTAAGGACACGACGCATGTCATGGGACCCCATGATACCACCGAGATCTACGGAATCTGGAAGAGTTGTTTACATGGagccacgtctcctccaaccgcctcATGCACGAATTGTGAAGCTAATAGAACTGCTCCataacctctataaatacaagaactGCTTCAGTCGCAaaggtacatgctaatcagtctctttggcattattctgcgcatttattctcagaaccatacacttacttaagcatcggagcggggttgtcggaaccccccgaCGCAGCTCTACTTTTCAGGTGAACCAGATACAACCGGGAGCAACTTTATCCAACAtctgatcgacacgtcacctaccggaaactgtctcaacagtttggcgccgtctgtgggaacgacttaTATCGTTTTCATAAAAAATCCGTTATGGTGAATACTCGATCAGAAACCAACCGAGTTCCTCGGGATGACCGAAATGCCCGAGACGAAGGAAACTCCAACGATCCCCAATTCGCTCTCCTGAATGAAAGAATGGAGCAGATGGCCAAGAGCATCGAGGATTTGGCCACCATGAATGCTGTCCTTCAAACCCGGGTTCCAGAACTTCACCGAACTATCACTGACCCAGGAAATCGAGAGGAAGGCAGCCGAGTCGAAGGAACGGAGGAGccgaacaaagaagaagaagtcccGGGAAATCCTCCACCTGTTCAACCCGAAGCAGCAAGGGCGGTAGAAGGCATGATTGCTCGGTTGGAACAAAGATGCAATGTTCTAACCGCAGCTATTCAACGGAACGATAAGGGAAAAGCTTCCTTGGTGGAAAACCTTCTACAGAAGACCACCTCCCCATTCACCGAGGAGGTGGCAAATATCTGCCTTCCTGAGAAATTCAAAGTACCAGAGATCCCGTTTTATACGGGACTTGAAGATCCTGTGGAGCACCTAGATAATTTCAGAGCTCACATAGATCTCCATCGAACACCCGAGATGGTGGCCTGCCGAGCCTTCCCCTTGACCCTCTCAGGCAATGCCCGTGACTGGTTCAGGAGCCTCCCGCCAAATTCCATTCATCATTTCGAGGACCTCGGCAGGATGTTCCTGACGCAATTCATGGCCGGCAGGGTCAGAAGAAAACCGTCAGGATCCTTAATGTCAATGCACCAAGGACCCGAGGAATCCCTCAGAGatttctttatgaggttcaacCAGGCTAGACTTGAAGCTGAAGCAGCAACGGATGATTTCATCTACGGAGCTCTCTTTCAGGGAATCCGAAAAGATGGAGCACTAATGGCTGACATAGCCAGGAAGCCCCCTCAGAATTTAGATGGCTTTATGAGTAAAGCCGAGAAGTACATTAACCAGGAGGAGACACTCCGAGCTCTGTTGGGACCCGAGGCTACTCGCCCATCCACTTCCgggaacccaaaaaagaaaaatcctcgGAAAGAAGAACGGAAGCGGGTTCCAGAAGAAGAGGCCAGGCCGAAGCGGGATCAAGAGTCCCTAAGGGGTAACAACTGGACACCCCTCAATGCACCCATTATGGATGTTCTCCTGGAAATAAAGCGAGACCCGACGTACCGGAAGCCCAGACCGGTGCTCGCAAATCCGCATTCACGATACGCTGACCAGTACTGTGCGTTTCATGACACCACCGGGCATCGTACAGAAGCCTGCATATCCTTGAGGCTTCTGATTGAACGTTTCATAGAAAACGGAAAACTTGTCCGTTTCCTCGCAGATCAGAGAATTCAGCAAAACCCAGAGCACAGCAACCGCCACCATCAGAATCGGCAACATCCGGATCAAAACAATTCCCGGGATGATCGGGGAAGAAACCAAGAAAGAGCAAGGGAACAAGAACGCAGACCAGATCCTCGGGCTGCACGAGAAAGAAGTAGGAGCCGAGCCAGACCAGAACGGCAGGAAAACCTCCTGGAAATACAGACAATTTCGGGGGGTTTCGGTGGAGGTGGAGAATCTAGCTCGGCGCGGAAGGCATATGCAAGACAGTTACGGGATTTCGAGGTATACTCGGTGCAGAAACCTCCAAAGTCCCAAAAACGAGACGCACAAGTGATCGGGTTCTCGGACGATGATTACGCAGGGGTATCACTCCCGCATACCGACGCTCTGGTGCTGAGTCTGGCCATAGCCAACCACAAAATACACCGCGTCTTGGTTGACACAGGAAGCTCGGCTGACATCCTTTACAAGTCAGCCTTCGAGCGGATGAAGATCGATAGAAGTAAGGTGATCCCGGCAAGATATTCGCTTGTGGGATTTACAGGAGAGAAAGTACTCCCACTTGGGTCCATTGAGCTTCCGGTCACAGCAGGAATGTACCCAAGGCAGAGGACGGTAATGGTCCGGTTCTTAATAATCGACCGACCGTCGGCCTACAATGTTATCCTCGGGAGAACAGCTCTCAACGAATTTAGGGCTGTAACCTCAACTCCTCACTTGAGCATGAAATTCCCCACCGAAGAAGGCATCGGTGTCGAAAAAGGAGACCAGAGGATGGCCCGAGAATGTTACAATACAAGTTTGAAGAAGCTCCCGGAAGCCGCGAGATTcggagagaaggaaaaaggtgaagaaaaatagcaatcaccgttgggggagccggtCGAGGAGCTGGAAGAATTCGAGCTCGGTGACTCGAAGAAGAAAGTCCGAATCGGCGCGCAGCTTCCCCCTGAAATGAAGGAAGCTCTGGTTGCATTCCTTAGAAGAAACAAAGATGTATTCGCATGGAGCCACGAGGACATGCCAGGAATACCCCCATCCGTAATAGCCCACAAGCTAATGGTGGATCCAAGCTATCGACCGGTTAAACAACGAAGAAGGACTTTCGCACCGGAACGGAACCAAGCCATTGCCGAGGAAGTACACAAACTGTTGCGGGCTGGGTTTATCCGAGAAGTAGACTACCCAGAATGGTTGGCCAACGTGGTTTTAGTCAAAAAAGCCACCGGgaagtggagaatgtgtgttgacttCACCGATCTCAACAAAGCATGTCCCAAGGATAGCTTCCCGTTACCTCGGATCGATCTGCTTGTAGACTCTACATCCGGTCATGAACTTTTAACATTCATGGACGCCTTCTCAGGGTACAACCAAATTCACATGGATGAAGCCGACCAAGAAAAAACGTCATTCATTACCGACAGAGGTCTCTACTGTTACAAAATGATGCCGTTCGGTCTAAAGAACGCCGGGGCTACATACCAGAGGCTCGTCAATAAAATGTTCCAAGATCAAATCGGACGAAACGTGGAAGTCTATGTTGACGACATGCTTGTCAAGAGCATACGAGCCGCCGGCCATATAGCCGACCTGGGGGAAACTTTCGAAACACTAAGGAGTCATAAGATGAAGCTCAACCCGGCCAAATGTGCTTTCGGCGTTTCCTCAGGAAAATTCTTGGGATTCATGGTTTCACAGAGAGGAATCGAGGCAAATCCCGAGAAGGTGAGTGCTGTCCTCAGCATGCAACCTCCTCGGACCACCAAGCAATTACAACAGCTGACTGGGAGAATAGCAGCCCTCAACCGGTTCATCTCCCGATCCACCGACAAGTGTCTCCCATTCTTCAAGATTTTGAGAAAGGCCTTCGTGTGGAGCAGTGAGTGCGaggaagccttcaagaagttaaaAGAATATCTGACCAACCCGCCGCTGTTGAGCAGCCCCGAGGAAGGAGAAATCCTGTATCTTTATCTCGCAGTATCACCCTCGGCGGTCAGTTCAGCTTTGGTCCGAGAAGACTCAGGCATTCAGAAACCAGTTTATTTCACTAGTAAAGCACTCCATGGAGCCGAGGAGAGGTACCCTCGGATTGAAAAATTGGCCTTCGCCTTAATAATCTCGGCCCGGAGATTAAGGCCATATTTTCAGGCGCACGCTATACGAGTGTTAACCGAGCATCCGCTGAAAAAGATATTACAAAAACCGGATCTATCCGGGAGGCTGGTAAATTGGTCGGTAGAATTGGGGCAGTTTGACATAGAGTTCCACCCTCGTACTTCTGTCAAGGGTCAGGCGCTAGCCGATTTCCTACTCGAATTTAGCAATACTCCCGAAAGCGAAGAGCTGCCCGAGAAGGAAACATGGGTAGCATACGTGGATGGTTCTTCGGCCAACCATAAGAGCGGAGTCGGTGTCACTTTAGCAAGCCCGGATGGAGAAACTTTTCAATATGCGATCAAACTGGATTTTGTGACCACCAATAATGAAGCCGAGTATGAAGCACTTTTGTCCGGGCTTTCAATAGCTCGGGAGATGGGAGCAAGGAATGTAGAGATCAGAAGCGACTCTCAGGTGGTAGTCAGCCATGTGCAGGGAACGGCCGAGGCACAAGGTGAAAAGATGATCCAATACCTCGAAAAGGTACGCAAATGCCAATCTAACTTTCACAGAACCGCCGTAACCAAAGTTCCTCGGGAGGAGAACGCCCGAGCCGATGCCCTTTCTAAAATGGGTTCTGGTACCGGGCCTGACGTCAAAACATCGACACGGGGGGTGGTGACACAGACCAAGCCTTCAATCTATCCACAACTCGACATGATGGAAATTGAAGAAGGATCAGACGAACCAGAATGGGCTACTGACGTCATTCAGTACCTCCGCAACGGTTCCCTACCCGAGGAAAAGCTGCGAGCTCGGAAGGCAAAAATACATTCAGCCCGGTACGTGCTTATCGGAGGTGTGCTCTATCGAAGAGGATATACTGAGCCACTCTTGAAGTGTCTTAAAAGTTCCGAGGCGGAATATATATTAAAGGAGATACACGAAGGAGTCTGCGGAAACCACTCTGGCTCTCGGATGTTGGCTCACAAAGCGATGAGAGCCGGATACTACTGGCCAACAATGAGCAAAGATTCAGTCGAAATCGTTCGGAAGTGCGACAAATGTCAGAGGTTCGCCCGGGTGATGAAGCAACCCCCTGAGAAGCTAAGTCCAATCACTTCGCCGTGGCCATTCGCAAAATGGGGGGTCGACATAGTCGGGCCTATGCCTCCGGGAAAAGGTGGCCGGAAATTTCTCCTTGTCGCGGTAGACTACTTCACCAAGTGGGCTGAAGCCGAGGCACTCGCCACTATCACTACCGCCAACGCAGTAAAATTTCTCTGGAATTCAATCATATGTCGATTCGGTATCCCACATGCTTTTGTCACCGACAATGGAAAACAGTTTGACTGTGGACCGTTTCGAAAATGGTGCGCCGAACTCCGTATCAGAAATTATTACTCAACACCGATATATCCACCGGCGAACGGGCAAGTAGAAGCTACGAACAAGACTCTTCTCAGAACACTAAAGAAGAAGCTTGGCAAAAAGAAAGGAGCTTGGGCGGAATATGTACCCGAGGTGCTTTGGGCCTACCGCACCACGACACGCACTCCCACCGGGGCTACTCCTTTCTCCTTAACTTACGGTTCCGAGGCAATTATCCCTGCCGAAGTCGGATCGCCCAGCTTCCGAGTATCACACTACAACCCGGGGCTCAATGACGAAGGAATCAAGCTGAATCTGGATTTgctacaagaaagaagagacgAAGCGCAGGTAACATGGGCTGCGTACCAAGACCGAGCCGCCCGTTACTTCAACAAAAAAGTGAGCCCCCGAAAGTTCCAACTGGGAGATTGGGTTTTGAGAAAAGTGAGCCCGATTACAAAAGATCCAATCGAAGGAAAGCTCGGAGCAAAATGGGAAGGTCCGTACAGAGTCATACGATGCCATGACAAAGGGGCATATCATCTGGTAGATGCTACCGGCAAGGAATTACCGAGAGCCTGGAACGCCGAGCATTTAAAGAAGTATTTTATGTGAATTGCTTGTATTATGTTGTTACCGGGCTGGCACCGTCAATATATGTTTATTCTCAGATCAATTCAAAGCATGGAATctcagttcaaatcaaaccagatcaaaccagaccagatcaaataAATGCGTCGCTCCCACGGTTCGAAATACAACCGACTTGGAGCACGCACCGGTCATATCCTTAA encodes:
- the LOC133872664 gene encoding uncharacterized protein LOC133872664; the protein is MVNTRSETNRVPRDDRNARDEGNSNDPQFALLNERMEQMAKSIEDLATMNAVLQTRVPELHRTITDPGNREEGSRVEGTEEPNKEEEVPGNPPPVQPEAARAVEGMIARLEQRCNVLTAAIQRNDKGKASLVENLLQKTTSPFTEEVANICLPEKFKVPEIPFYTGLEDPVEHLDNFRAHIDLHRTPEMVACRAFPLTLSGNARDWFRSLPPNSIHHFEDLGRMFLTQFMAGRVRRKPSGSLMSMHQGPEESLRDFFMRFNQARLEAEAATDDFIYGALFQGIRKDGALMADIARKPPQNLDGFMSKAEKYINQEETLRALLGPEATRPSTSGNPKKKNPRKEERKRVPEEEARPKRDQESLRGNNWTPLNAPIMDVLLEIKRDPTYRKPRPVLANPHSRYADQYCAFHDTTGHRTEACISLRLLIERFIENGKLVRFLADQRIQQNPEHSNRHHQNRQHPDQNNSRDDRGRNQERAREQERRPDPRAARERSRSRARPERQENLLEIQTISGGFGGGGESSSARKAYARQLRDFEVYSVQKPPKSQKRDAQVIGFSDDDYAGVSLPHTDALVLSLAIANHKIHRVLVDTGSSADILYKSAFERMKIDRSKVIPARYSLVGFTGEKVLPLGSIELPVTAGMYPRQRTVMVRFLIIDRPSAYNVILGRTALNEFRAVTSTPHLSMKFPTEEGIGVEKGDQRMARECYNTSLKKLPEAARFGEKEKEFELGDSKKKVRIGAQLPPEMKEALVAFLRRNKDVFAWSHEDMPGIPPSVIAHKLMVDPSYRPVKQRRRTFAPERNQAIAEEVHKLLRAGFIREVDYPEWLANVVLVKKATGKWRMCVDFTDLNKACPKDSFPLPRIDLLVDSTSGHELLTFMDAFSGYNQIHMDEADQEKTSFITDRGLYCYKMMPFGLKNAGATYQRLVNKMFQDQIGRNVEVYVDDMLVKSIRAAGHIADLGETFETLRSHKMKLNPAKCAFGVSSGKFLGFMVSQRGIEANPEKVSAVLSMQPPRTTKQLQQLTGRIAALNRFISRSTDKCLPFFKILRKAFVWSSECEEAFKKLKEYLTNPPLLSSPEEGEILYLYLAVSPSAVSSALVREDSGIQKPVYFTSKALHGAEERYPRIEKLAFALIISARRLRPYFQAHAIRVLTEHPLKKILQKPDLSGRLVNWSVELGQFDIEFHPRTSVKGQALADFLLEFSNTPESEELPEKETWVAYVDGSSANHKSGVGVTLASPDGETFQYAIKLDFVTTNNEAEYEALLSGLSIAREMGARNVEIRSDSQVVVSHVQGTAEAQGEKMIQYLEKVRKCQSNFHRTAVTKVPREENARADALSKMGSGTGPDVKTSTRGVVTQTKPSIYPQLDMMEIEEGSDEPEWATDVIQYLRNGSLPEEKLRARKAKIHSARYVLIGGVLYRRGYTEPLLKCLKSSEAEYILKEIHEGVCGNHSGSRMLAHKAMRAGYYWPTMSKDSVEIVRKCDKCQRFARVMKQPPEKLSPITSPWPFAKWGVDIVGPMPPGKGGRKFLLVAVDYFTKWAEAEALATITTANAVKFLWNSIICRFGIPHAFVTDNGKQFDCGPFRKWCAELRIRNYYSTPIYPPANGQVEATNKTLLRTLKKKLGKKKGAWAEYVPEVLWAYRTTTRTPTGATPFSLTYGSEAIIPAEVGSPSFRVSHYNPGLNDEGIKLNLDLLQERRDEAQVTWAAYQDRAARYFNKKVSPRKFQLGDWVLRKVSPITKDPIEGKLGAKWEGPYRVIRCHDKGAYHLVDATGKELPRAWNAEHLKKYFM